Proteins from one Palaemon carinicauda isolate YSFRI2023 chromosome 26, ASM3689809v2, whole genome shotgun sequence genomic window:
- the LOC137620040 gene encoding trichohyalin-like, translating into MKLVQPKATRIYNRNIRQSSDTRGESSEEEKEHGIEYGPHRLGIKNGTIAPQGKEKQSLTRRERKLNQERTRKLNQKRARKLNQERARKLNQERTRKLNQERTRKLNQKRARKLNQERARKLNQERTRKLNQERVGKLNQERVGKLNQERTRKLNQERTRKLNQERARKLNQERTRKLNQERTRKLNQERARKLNQERTRKLNQERTRKLNQKRARKLNQERARKLNQERTRKLNQERVGKLNQERVGKLNQERTRKLNQKRARKLNQERTRKLNQKRARKLNQERTRKLNQKRARKLNQERVGKLNQERTRKLNQERTRKLNQERVGKLNQERVGKLNQERTRKLNQKRARKLNQERTRKLNQERTRKLNQERARKLNQERTRKLNQERTRKLNQERARKLNQERTRKLNQERTRKLNQEKTRKLNQERARKLNQERTRKLNQERTRNLNQDRARKLNQERTRKLNQERTGKLNQERERQLNQERTRNLNQERARKLNQERTRKLNQERARKLNQEKARKLNQEKARKLNQERTRKLNQERTRKLNQDRARKLKQERTRKLN; encoded by the exons ATGAAACTTGTTCAACCAAAAGCTACCAGGATTTACAATCGTAACATTAGACAAAGTAGTGACACGAGAGGTGAGAGtagcgaagaagaaaaagaacac GGCATCGAATACGGGCCTCACCGGTTGGGTATTAAGAATGGCACCATTGCCCCACAAGGaaaagag AAACAAAGCTTAACCAGGAGAGAAAGAAAGCTTAACCAGGAGAGAACAAGAAAGCTTAACCAGAAGAGAGCAAGAAAGCTTAACCAGGAGAGGGCAAGAAAGCTTAACCAGGAGAGAACAAGAAAGCTTAACCAGGAGAGAACAAGAAAGCTTAACCAGAAGAGAGCAAGAAAGCTTAACCAGGAGAGGGCAAGAAAGCTTAACCAGGAGAGAACAAGAAAGCTTAACCAGGAGAGAGTAGGAAAGCTTAACCAGGAGAGAGTAGGAAAGCTTAACCAGGAGAGAACAAGAAAGCTTAACCAGGAGAGAACAAGAAAGCTTAACCAGGAGAGGGCAAGAAAGCTTAACCAGGAGAGAACAAGAAAGCTTAACCAGGAGAGAACAAGAAAGCTTAACCAGGAGAGGGCAAGAAAGCTTAACCAGGAGAGAACAAGAAAGCTTAACCAGGAGAGAACAAGAAAGCTTAACCAGAAGAGAGCAAGAAAGCTTAACCAGGAGAGGGCAAGAAAGCTTAACCAGGAGAGAACAAGAAAGCTTAACCAGGAGAGAGTAGGAAAGCTTAACCAGGAGAGAGTAGGAAAGCTTAACCAGGAGAGAACAAGAAAGCTTAACCAGAAGAGAGCAAGAAAGCTTAACCAGGAGAGAACAAGAAAGCTTAACCAGAAGAGAGCAAGAAAGCTTAACCAGGAGAGAACAAGAAAGCTTAACCAGAAGAGAGCAAGAAAGCTTAACCAGGAGAGAGTAGGAAAGCTTAACCAGGAGAGAACAAGAAAGCTTAACCAGGAGAGAACAAGAAAGCTTAACCAGGAGAGAGTAGGAAAGCTTAACCAGGAGAGAGTAGGAAAGCTTAACCAGGAGAGAACAAGAAAGCTTAACCAGAAGAGAGCAAGAAAGCTTAACCAGGAGAGAACAAGAAAGCTTAACCAGGAGAGAACAAGAAAGCTTAACCAGGAGAGGGCAAGAAAGCTTAACCAGGAGAGAACAAGAAAGCTTAACCAGGAGAGAACAAGAAAGCTTAACCAGGAGAGGGCAAGAAAGCTTAACCAGGAGAGAACAAGAAAGCTTAACCAGGAGAGAACAAGAAAGCTTAACCAGGAGAAAACAAGAAAGCTTAACCAGGAGAGGGCAAGAAAGCTTAACCAGGAGAGAACAAGAAAGCTTAACCAGGAGAGAACAAGAAATCTTAATCAGGATAGAGCAAGAAAGCTTAACCAGGAGAGAACAAGAAAGCTTAACCAGGAGAGAACAGGAAAGCTTAACCAGGAGAGAGAAAGACAGCTTAACCAGGAGAGAACAAGAAACCTTAACCAGGAGAGAGCAAGAAAGCTTAACCAGGAGAGAACAAGAAAGCTTAACCAGGAGAGAGCAAGAAAGCTTAACCAGGAGAAAGCAAGAAAGCTTAACCAGGAGAAAGCAAGAAAGCTTAACCAGGAGAGAACAAGAAAGCTTAACCAGGAGAGAACAAGAAAGCTTAACCAGGACAGAGCAAGAAAGCTTAAACAGGAGAGAACAAGAAAGCTTAACTAG